Part of the Zonotrichia leucophrys gambelii isolate GWCS_2022_RI unplaced genomic scaffold, RI_Zleu_2.0 Scaffold_1831_8540, whole genome shotgun sequence genome is shown below.
GCTGCTGCGCCCATTGCACCAATAACTCCCATTGATTAAATACCATTATAAATCAatataaaattcagatttttaccattttttgggtttttcacCCCAGAAACAGGACAGAATTGAAGCTTTAAAGCGTCAGGTGGAGCGGCACCGGTTCCACGTCCGCATGCTGGGTgtggatcccatggatccctCACCTCACTCCCATTGCTCCCATAGATAAAATACCATTATTAATCACTATAAAATATAAACTTAACCAATTTTTGGGTATTTCACCCCAGAAACAGAACAGGATTGAAGCTCTAAAGCGCCAGGTGGAGCGGCACCGGTTCCACGTGCGCATGCTGGAGACGCTGCTGCGCCCATTGCCATTGCTCCCATTGATTAAACACTCAATTCTAatcaatataaaaattaaattttcccattttttgggtaTTTCACCCCAGAAACAGGACCGGATCGAGGCCCTGAAGCGGCAGGTGGAGCGGCACCGGTTCCACGTCCGCATGCTGGAGACGCTGCTGCGCCCATTGCTGTTACTGCCCTTACACCCATACATAAACCATGAATATCAGGAGtatagaaatttaatttttaaccattttttgGGTATTTCACCCCAGAAACAGGACCGTATCGAGGCCCTGAAGCGGCAGGTGGAGCGGCACCGGTTCCACGTGCGCATGCTGGAGACGCTGCTGCGGATGCTCGACAACGACTCGATCCCGGTGGACCCGGTGCGGAAGCTGAAGGACGATGTGGAATATTACGTGGATTCCTGCCAGGAGCCCGACTTCGAGGAGAACGAGTTCCTCTACGATGACCTGGATCTGGATGACATCCGtagggaaatgggggaaaatggggggaaattgggaaaaaacgggaaaaaacggggagaaaatgggaaaaaacggAGAAAAACGGGgaggaaatgcaaaaaaaagggcaaaaaatgggggaaagttGGAGGAGAACGAGTTCCTCTATGATGACCTGGATCTGGATGAGATCCGtagggaaatgggggaaaaaggggggaaattgggaaaaaatgggaaaaaatgggaaaaaacggggagaaaatgggaaaaaacggagaaaaatgggaaaaaaatggaggaaaaatggggtaAACGGGGGGGAAATGGAGGAAACTTTGAGGAGAACGAGTTCCTCTACAATGACCTGGATCTGGATGAGATCCAtagggaaatggggggaaattgggaaaaaatgggcaaaaacgGGGAGAAAATGCGAAAAAAcggagaaaaaatgggataaaatggCAAAGAAATGGGGTAAACCGGGGgggaaaattgagaaaaattgGGATAAAACGGGGGAAGTTTTGGAGGAGAACGAGTTCCTCTATGATGATCTGGATCTGGATGAGATCCGtagggaaatgggggaaaatggggggaaattgggaaaaaatgggaaaaaaatgggataaaatggcaaaaaatgggttaaacaggagggaaaattgagaaaaaatgggataaaacagagggaattttggaggagaACGAGTTCCTCTATGATGACCTGGATCTGGATGAGATccgggggaaaatgggaaaaaatggtggaagaatgcaaaaaaaaaaaaggaaaaaaatggggaaaaaaagagggggaaaaggggaaaaaatagtggGGAATGGGGGAAGTGAGGGGAATGGAAAAAACctgagaaaatgggaaaaaatggggaaattgggaaaaaccaggaggagaatgggaaaaatggaaaaaaaaaatggggagaaattggggaaaaatggggaaaaatggcagaaaatgacaaaaacaggcaggaaaaatggggcaggaaatgggagaagggggggaaaggggaaaatggaaaaaaatgggaataaaatgaaaaaaactggtggaaaatgggggggaatggcaggaaaaaattggggcgaaaataggaaaaaatggggataaaaaagggaggaaatgggagaaaaaagggggaaaataaagaggaaaaatgggggggaaagggggagaaatgagaaaaaatgagggaaaggaaaaatgggtaaaaaacaggaaaatgggcagggaaatgggaaaaaaaaatgggtgggaaatggggaaaaacaggcagggaaaaaaaattggagggAAAAATCTTGGTGGGAAATAATGGATgggaaaatgggtaaaaaacagagaaaaaatgggCGGAGAAATGGgtgggaaaataggaaaaaatgggttggaaatgaggaaaaatggggaaaaatggagaaaaaatgggaaaaaatgggataaaatggCCAAAAAATGGGTTAAACAGTgggaaaaattgaggaaaaaatgggataaactggggaattttggaggagaatgagggaaaaatggcaggaagaaacaggggaaaatggagaaagaaatgagggaaaatggggagaaaatgggaaaaacagggggaaaaaaaaggggggaaaatgggcaaaaacaggggaaaaatgggaaaaaacaggggaaaaatgggaaaaaacaggggaaaaatgggaaaaaaaaggggaaaaatgggaaagaaacaggggaaaaatggtggggtttgggtgaaatgggatggggaaaaacaaggggggaaaaaaaagagagaaatgagaaaaaatgggggaaaaatgggaaaaaaaaccaggaaaatggTGGGGGAAATGGGcagggaaatagaaaaaaaaaagggtgggaaatggggaaaaacaggcagggaaaaaaattggaggGAAAAATCTTGGTgggaaaatgggtaaaaaacagagaagaaaacgGGAAAAAATGGGCGGAGAAATGGg
Proteins encoded:
- the CNOT3 gene encoding CCR4-NOT transcription complex subunit 3, with product MERFKVVERETKTKAYSKEGLGLAQKVDPAQKEKEEVGQWLTNTIDTLNMQVDQFESEVESLSVQTRKKKGDKDKQDRIEALKRQVERHRFHVRMLETLLRMLDNDSIPVDPVRKLKDDVEYYVDSCQEPDFEENEFLYDDLDLDDIRREMGENGGKLGKNGKKRGENGKKRRKTGRKCKKKGKKWGKVGGERVPL